A stretch of the Kushneria konosiri genome encodes the following:
- the scpB gene encoding SMC-Scp complex subunit ScpB, with translation MTPPLDHILEGVLLAAGEPLTLERLEAVFDDSDRPGRRALREALSTLEARLAQSALVLEETASGFRLRVRDRLSPWVSRLWDERPQRYSRALLETLALIAYRQPVTRADIEDVRGVSVSASIMRTLVERGWVRVVGHRDVPGRPAVYATTRSFLDDFGLRTLDALPPISAVKEGETVDWLEQLTPNASTSETTVNAEEAVPDDDSARANAHSETPADEASADDLANRGEIVGQDTLSQNAAEGGSSSTEDALTDSPEGEQRPSERSSIETPMPSRQSPSLDEIGQRLAERLRDQADRDGPDAGPDETSTQTSYPED, from the coding sequence ATGACGCCCCCGCTTGATCATATTCTTGAAGGCGTATTGCTGGCGGCCGGTGAGCCCCTGACGCTCGAGCGGCTGGAGGCCGTCTTCGATGACAGTGACCGCCCCGGACGTCGAGCGCTGCGCGAGGCGCTATCGACGCTGGAAGCGCGTCTTGCGCAGAGTGCGCTGGTGCTTGAGGAGACCGCCTCCGGTTTTCGTCTACGGGTGCGTGACAGGCTTTCTCCCTGGGTATCGCGGCTCTGGGATGAGCGCCCGCAGCGCTATTCGCGTGCGCTGCTGGAGACACTGGCCCTGATTGCCTACCGCCAGCCGGTCACGCGTGCCGACATTGAAGACGTGCGAGGCGTGTCGGTCAGCGCCTCGATCATGCGCACTCTGGTCGAGCGCGGCTGGGTGCGGGTCGTGGGGCACCGAGATGTCCCCGGTCGACCGGCGGTCTATGCAACGACCAGAAGCTTTCTCGATGATTTCGGTCTGCGCACGCTGGATGCTTTGCCGCCCATCAGTGCGGTAAAGGAAGGAGAAACCGTTGACTGGCTTGAGCAACTCACGCCCAATGCATCAACGTCAGAGACCACGGTGAATGCCGAAGAGGCAGTGCCCGATGATGACAGCGCCCGCGCTAACGCTCACAGCGAGACGCCTGCTGATGAGGCGTCCGCCGATGACCTGGCAAACCGTGGTGAGATTGTCGGGCAGGACACCCTGAGTCAGAACGCTGCCGAGGGCGGCAGCAGTAGTACCGAGGATGCGCTGACTGACTCGCCCGAAGGTGAGCAGAGACCATCCGAACGCTCGTCGATAGAGACGCCGATGCCTTCACGTCAGAGCCCGAGTCTTGATGAGATCGGTCAACGACTGGCCGAGCGACTGCGCGACCAGGCAGATCGCGACGGCCCGGATGCTGGGCCCGATGAGACATCGACGCAAACCAGTTACCCAGAAGATTGA
- a CDS encoding M48 family metalloprotease, translated as MSRLTRFRCIITVALLLGSTTAPVTAPAGQLPTLGDANGSYSSQEEFRLGRAWLREFRAHVGQWRDPITQDYLNTLVARLLPNSQLSNVTPLVTLVSSRTLNAFAVPGGVIGINTGLFAYAPDQDAFASVIAHEMGHLSQHHFAREMARNERTQLPTMAAMLAGMVLAAGGGGNLGIATMAGTQAAAMQSQLSYSRRYEQEADRVGLQAMARSGMDPMAMPRMFATMQRLSSMQGNTPPEFLLTHPMTESRLSDTTSLAQQYRTGNIGDPGPEYDLIRARAMLAMNMSDPGFVRTRLKQDKAHPIALRYLDALDDSINQRTDQALATFDQLAREAPDILMLPASAADAALDAGRREDAIRRCERILRLTPGYYPARIIQAEAQLGINPAKAFQSLRALADTHAEDPDVWNLLSEAAGRSNREDWGHLALAEQLQLKGDIEGGLEQLTLAEKASSQSGDYALTSRIRERRNDFKQYQETLEKFR; from the coding sequence CTGCTGCTTGGCAGTACCACCGCACCGGTAACGGCGCCCGCCGGACAGCTTCCGACACTCGGGGATGCGAACGGGAGCTACAGCAGTCAGGAAGAGTTTCGTCTCGGGCGAGCCTGGTTACGGGAGTTTCGGGCTCATGTCGGCCAGTGGCGCGACCCCATCACACAGGATTATCTCAACACGCTGGTGGCCAGGCTTTTGCCCAACAGCCAATTGAGCAATGTCACGCCTCTTGTCACCCTGGTCTCAAGCCGTACCCTCAACGCTTTTGCCGTACCCGGCGGTGTCATCGGCATCAATACGGGTCTTTTTGCCTACGCCCCCGATCAGGATGCCTTCGCCTCGGTCATTGCCCACGAAATGGGGCATCTCTCCCAGCACCACTTTGCCCGTGAGATGGCACGCAACGAACGTACCCAATTGCCGACCATGGCCGCCATGCTGGCCGGCATGGTGCTGGCCGCCGGCGGCGGTGGCAACCTGGGGATCGCTACCATGGCGGGCACGCAGGCCGCCGCCATGCAGAGCCAGCTGAGTTATTCGCGCCGATATGAACAGGAAGCCGACCGGGTCGGCCTGCAGGCCATGGCGCGTTCCGGGATGGACCCCATGGCCATGCCGCGCATGTTTGCCACCATGCAGCGCCTCTCGAGCATGCAGGGCAACACCCCACCCGAGTTCCTGCTGACCCACCCCATGACCGAGTCACGACTAAGCGACACCACCAGCCTGGCTCAGCAGTACCGGACCGGCAACATCGGTGATCCGGGCCCCGAGTATGACCTGATTCGTGCCCGGGCCATGCTGGCCATGAACATGAGTGACCCGGGCTTCGTGCGCACCCGTTTGAAACAGGACAAGGCGCATCCCATCGCCCTGCGCTATCTCGATGCCCTTGACGACAGCATCAATCAGCGCACCGATCAGGCACTGGCCACGTTTGACCAGCTTGCCAGAGAGGCCCCCGACATCCTGATGCTGCCGGCAAGCGCTGCCGATGCTGCACTGGACGCCGGGCGCCGCGAAGACGCCATTCGCCGCTGCGAGCGCATTCTGCGCCTGACACCCGGCTACTATCCGGCCCGGATCATTCAGGCCGAGGCTCAGCTGGGAATCAACCCCGCAAAGGCGTTTCAAAGCCTGCGTGCCCTGGCCGATACCCATGCAGAAGATCCGGATGTCTGGAACCTGCTAAGCGAAGCCGCCGGGCGCAGCAATCGCGAGGACTGGGGGCATCTGGCGCTGGCCGAGCAGCTTCAGCTCAAGGGAGATATTGAAGGCGGGCTGGAACAGCTGACACTGGCCGAAAAGGCATCAAGCCAAAGCGGTGATTACGCCCTGACCAGTCGCATTCGCGAACGGCGCAACGATTTCAAGCAGTATCAGGAAACACTGGAAAAATTCCGTTAG